One window of Gavia stellata isolate bGavSte3 chromosome Z, bGavSte3.hap2, whole genome shotgun sequence genomic DNA carries:
- the MED18 gene encoding mediator of RNA polymerase II transcription subunit 18, translating into MEAPPVTMMPVTGGTINMMEYLLQGSVLDQSLESLLHRLRGLCDNMEPETFLDHEMVFLLKGQQASPFVLRARRSMDKSGMPWHLRYLGQPEIGDKNRHALVRNCVDIATSDNLTDFLVEMGFRMDHEFVAKGHVFRKGIMKIVVYKIFRILMPGNTESIEPLSLSYLVELNVVAPAGQDVVSDDMRNFAEQLKPLVHLEKIDPKRLM; encoded by the exons ATGGAGGCGCCCCCCGTTACCATGATGCCCGTCACGGGCGGCACCATCAACATGATGGAGTACCTGCTCCAAG GAAGCGTTTTGGACCAGAGCCTGGAGAGCCTGCTGCACCGCCTGCGCGGCCTGTGCGACAACATGGAGCCCGAGACCTTTCTGGACCACGAGATGGTGTTCCTGCTGAAGGGGCAGCAGGCCAGCCCCTTCGTGCTGCGGGCGCGGCGGTCCATGGACAAGAGCGGGATGCCCTGGCATTTGCGCTACCTGGGCCAGCCGGAGATAGGCGACAAGAACCGCCACGCGCTGGTGCGCAACTGCGTAGACATCGCTACTTCGGACAACCTGACGGACTTTCTGGTGGAGATGGGCTTCCGCATGGACCACGAGTTTGTGGCCAAAGGCCACGTGTTCCGCAAGGGCATCATGAAGATCGTGGTGTACAAGATCTTCCGCATCCTAATGCCGGGAAACACGGAGAGCATTGAGCCGCTCTCCCTGTCCTACCTGGTGGAGCTCAATGTGGTAGCCCCGGCAGGACAGGACGTCGTTTCTGATGACATGAGGAACTTTGCTGAGCAACTGAAGCCTCTGGTGCACCTGGAAAAAATTGACCCCAAAAGGCTAATGTGA
- the HMGCR gene encoding 3-hydroxy-3-methylglutaryl-Coenzyme A reductase isoform X2: MLSRLFRMHGLFVASHPWEVIVGTVTLTICMMSMKMFTGNDKICGWNYECPKLEEDVLSSDIIILTITRCIAILYIYFQFQNLRQLGSKYILGIAGLFTIFSSFVFSTVVIHFLDKELTGLNEALPFFLLLIDLSRASALAKFALSSNSQDEVRENISRGMAILGPTFTLDALVECLVIGVGTMSGVRQLEIMCCFGCMSVLANYFVFMTFFPACVSLVLELSRESREGRPIWQLSHFARVLEEEENKPNPVTQRVKMIMSLGLVLVHAHSRWIAEPAAQNSTVENSVVLDESAPKRIEPNVSLWQFYLSRMASMDIEQVITLGLALLLAVKYIFFEQAETESTLSLKNPITSPVMVQKKVPENCCRKQSGLLKNNQKSNTVEEALVPKDGNAEVIKPALAESSTKATFVVGSCNPVETSSFLNGKEEEIELPKEPRSIEECVRILGNAEKGAKFLTDAEVISLVNAKHIPAYKLETLMETQERGVSIRRQMLSKKLPEPSSLQYLPYRNYNYSLVMGACCENVIGYMPIPVGVAGPLFLDNKEFQVPMATTEGCLVASTNRGCRAICLGGGASSRILADGMTRGPVVRLPTACQAAEVKVWLESPEGFKIMKEAFDSTSRFARLQKLLISLAGRNLYIRFQSGTGDAMGMNMISKGTEKALARLNEEFRDLQVIAISGNYCTDKKPAAINWIEGRGKSVVCEAVIPAKVVREVLKTTTEDIVEVNINKNLVGSAMAGSIGGYNAHAANIVTAIYIACGQDAAQNVGSSNCITLMERTGSTNEDLYISCTMPSIEIGTVGGGTNLLPQQACLQMLGVQGASQDNPGENARQLAKIVCATVMAGELSLMAALAAGHLVKSHMIHNRSKINLQHLQGTCTKKAA; this comes from the exons gATGTTCTGAGCAGTGACATCATCATCCTGACAATCACGCGCTGTATAGCAATCCTTTATATATATTTCCAGTTTCAGAACCTAAGGCAACTTGGGTCAAAATACATATTAG gtattgcTGGCCTCTTCACAATCTTCTCAAGTTTTGTTTTTAGTACAGTGGTAATTCACTTCTTGGATAAAGAACTGACAGGTTTAAA TGAAGCTTTACCGTTCTTCCTGCTTCTGATTGATCTGTCAAGAGCAAGTGCATTAGCCAAGTTTGCACTCAGTTCCAACTCACAG gatgaagtaagagaaaatatttcacgTGGAATGGCAATTTTAGGCCCTACGTTTACGCTGGATGCACTTGTGGAGTGTCTTGTGATTGGTGTTGGTACTATGTCAG gtGTACGACAACTTGAAATTATGTGCTGCTTTGGCTGTATGTCTGTTCTTGCCAACTACTTTGTCTTCATGACCTTCTTTCCAGCTTGTGTGTCCTTGGTATTAGAG ctttctcGAGAGAGTCGTGAGGGGCGTCCTATATGGCAGCTTAGCCATTTTGCTCGTGTtctagaagaagaagaaaataaaccaaatccTGTAACACAGAGGGTCAAAATGATTATG TCGCTGGGTTTGGTTCTTGTTCACGCCCACAGTCGTTGGATAGCGGAACCAGCTGCTCAAAACAGTACTGTAGAAAATTCAGTGGTATTGGATGAGAGTGCACCGAAGAGAATTGAACCTAATGTTTCATTATGGCAGTTCTACCTTTCTCG aaTGGCCAGTATGGATATTGAACAAGTAATCACTCTTGGATTAGCCCTTCTCCTTGCtgtcaaatacattttctttgagCAAGCGGAGACTGAATCCACACTCTCGTTGAAGAATCCCAtaacatctccagtgatggtccAGAAGAAGGTCCCTGAGAATTGTTGCAGGAAGCAATCTGGGCTTCTGAAAAACAATCAGAAGTCTAACACAGTAGAAGAAGCTTTAGTTCCCAAAGATGGAAATG CTGAAGTCATAAAACCTGCATTAGCAGAGTCATCAACCAAGGCTACATTTGTAGTTGGCAGTTGTAACCCTGTGGAAACTTCTTCATTTCTTaatggaaaagaggaagaaattgaGTTACCTAAAGAACCACGTTCTATTGAGGAATGTGTTCGTATACTTGGAAATGCAGAG AAGGGAGCAAAATTCCTTACTGATGCTGAGGTTATCAGCTTAGTTAATGCTAAGCATATTCCTGCATACAAACTGGAAACCCTGATGGAAACTCAGGAGCGAGGTGTATCCATTCGCAGACAGATGTTATCTAAGAAACTCCCTGAACCTTCATCTTTGCAATATCTTCCTTATAGGAATTACAATTATTCTTTG GTTATGGGAGCTTGCTGTGAAAACGTGATTGGATATATGCCTATTCCTGTTGGCGTAGCAGGACCACTATTTTTGGATAATAAAGAGTTTCAGGTGCCAATGGCAACAACAGAAGGATGTCTTGTAGCAAGCACTAACAGAGGATGTAGAGCAATATGT CTTGGTGGAGGAGCAAGTAGCCGCATTCTGGCAGATGGGATGACTCGAGGACCTGTTGTAAGGCTGCCCACTGCTTGCCAGGCTGCAGAAGTGAAAGTTTGGCTTGAAAGCCCTGAAGGctttaaaataatgaaggaaGCTTTTGACAGCACAAGTAG GTTTGCCCGCCTACAAAAGCTTCTCATCAGTTTGGCTGGTCGTAACCTTTACATCCGTTTTCAGTCTGGAACAGGGGATGCAATGGGAATGAATATGATTTCAAAA GGTACTGAAAAAGCACTGGCAAGGTTGAATGAAGAGTTTCGTGATCTCCAGGTTATAGCTATTAGTGGTAACTATTGTACAGACAAAAAACCTGCTGCTATAAACTGGAtagaaggaagagggaagtcTGTTGTCTGCGAAGCAGTCATTCCAGCCAAGGTTGTTAGAGAA GTATTGAAGACAACTACAGAAGATATAGTTGAAGTgaacataaacaaaaatttGGTGGGTTCTGCGATGGCTGGTAGCATAGGTGGCTACAACGCACATGCGGCAAACATTGTGACAGCTATCTACATTGCCTGTGGTCAG GATGCTGCGCAGAACGTGGGCAGCTCTAATTGCATCACTTTGATGGAGCGAACTGGTTCCACCAACGAAGACCTGTACATCAGCTGCACAATGCCTTCTATAGAAATTGGAACTGTTGGCGGAGGCACCAACTTGCTCCCACAGCAGGCCTGTTTGCAG atgTTAGGGGTTCAAGGTGCAAGCCAAGATAACCCTGGTGAAAATGCCCGTCAGCTTGCTAAAATTGTTTGTGCTACAGTGATGGCAGGAGAATTATCACTAATGGCAGCTCTTGCAGCTGGGCATCTAGTCAAAAGCCACATGATCCACAACAg GTCAAAAATAAATCTACAACATCTTCAAGGAACCTGCACTAAGAAGGCAGCTTGA
- the HMGCR gene encoding 3-hydroxy-3-methylglutaryl-Coenzyme A reductase isoform X1 — MLSRLFRMHGLFVASHPWEVIVGTVTLTICMMSMKMFTGNDKICGWNYECPKLEEDVLSSDIIILTITRCIAILYIYFQFQNLRQLGSKYILGIAGLFTIFSSFVFSTVVIHFLDKELTGLNEALPFFLLLIDLSRASALAKFALSSNSQDEVRENISRGMAILGPTFTLDALVECLVIGVGTMSGVRQLEIMCCFGCMSVLANYFVFMTFFPACVSLVLELSRESREGRPIWQLSHFARVLEEEENKPNPVTQRVKMIMSLGLVLVHAHSRWIAEPAAQNSTVENSVVLDESAPKRIEPNVSLWQFYLSRMASMDIEQVITLGLALLLAVKYIFFEQAETESTLSLKNPITSPVMVQKKVPENCCRKQSGLLKNNQKSNTVEEALVPKDGNAEVIKPALAESSTKATFVVGSCNPVETSSFLNGKEEEIELPKEPRSIEECVRILGNAEKGAKFLTDAEVISLVNAKHIPAYKLETLMETQERGVSIRRQMLSKKLPEPSSLQYLPYRNYNYSLLGGGASSRILADGMTRGPVVRLPTACQAAEVKVWLESPEGFKIMKEAFDSTSRFARLQKLLISLAGRNLYIRFQSGTGDAMGMNMISKGTEKALARLNEEFRDLQVIAISGNYCTDKKPAAINWIEGRGKSVVCEAVIPAKVVREVLKTTTEDIVEVNINKNLVGSAMAGSIGGYNAHAANIVTAIYIACGQDAAQNVGSSNCITLMERTGSTNEDLYISCTMPSIEIGTVGGGTNLLPQQACLQMLGVQGASQDNPGENARQLAKIVCATVMAGELSLMAALAAGHLVKSHMIHNRSKINLQHLQGTCTKKAA, encoded by the exons gATGTTCTGAGCAGTGACATCATCATCCTGACAATCACGCGCTGTATAGCAATCCTTTATATATATTTCCAGTTTCAGAACCTAAGGCAACTTGGGTCAAAATACATATTAG gtattgcTGGCCTCTTCACAATCTTCTCAAGTTTTGTTTTTAGTACAGTGGTAATTCACTTCTTGGATAAAGAACTGACAGGTTTAAA TGAAGCTTTACCGTTCTTCCTGCTTCTGATTGATCTGTCAAGAGCAAGTGCATTAGCCAAGTTTGCACTCAGTTCCAACTCACAG gatgaagtaagagaaaatatttcacgTGGAATGGCAATTTTAGGCCCTACGTTTACGCTGGATGCACTTGTGGAGTGTCTTGTGATTGGTGTTGGTACTATGTCAG gtGTACGACAACTTGAAATTATGTGCTGCTTTGGCTGTATGTCTGTTCTTGCCAACTACTTTGTCTTCATGACCTTCTTTCCAGCTTGTGTGTCCTTGGTATTAGAG ctttctcGAGAGAGTCGTGAGGGGCGTCCTATATGGCAGCTTAGCCATTTTGCTCGTGTtctagaagaagaagaaaataaaccaaatccTGTAACACAGAGGGTCAAAATGATTATG TCGCTGGGTTTGGTTCTTGTTCACGCCCACAGTCGTTGGATAGCGGAACCAGCTGCTCAAAACAGTACTGTAGAAAATTCAGTGGTATTGGATGAGAGTGCACCGAAGAGAATTGAACCTAATGTTTCATTATGGCAGTTCTACCTTTCTCG aaTGGCCAGTATGGATATTGAACAAGTAATCACTCTTGGATTAGCCCTTCTCCTTGCtgtcaaatacattttctttgagCAAGCGGAGACTGAATCCACACTCTCGTTGAAGAATCCCAtaacatctccagtgatggtccAGAAGAAGGTCCCTGAGAATTGTTGCAGGAAGCAATCTGGGCTTCTGAAAAACAATCAGAAGTCTAACACAGTAGAAGAAGCTTTAGTTCCCAAAGATGGAAATG CTGAAGTCATAAAACCTGCATTAGCAGAGTCATCAACCAAGGCTACATTTGTAGTTGGCAGTTGTAACCCTGTGGAAACTTCTTCATTTCTTaatggaaaagaggaagaaattgaGTTACCTAAAGAACCACGTTCTATTGAGGAATGTGTTCGTATACTTGGAAATGCAGAG AAGGGAGCAAAATTCCTTACTGATGCTGAGGTTATCAGCTTAGTTAATGCTAAGCATATTCCTGCATACAAACTGGAAACCCTGATGGAAACTCAGGAGCGAGGTGTATCCATTCGCAGACAGATGTTATCTAAGAAACTCCCTGAACCTTCATCTTTGCAATATCTTCCTTATAGGAATTACAATTATTCTTTG CTTGGTGGAGGAGCAAGTAGCCGCATTCTGGCAGATGGGATGACTCGAGGACCTGTTGTAAGGCTGCCCACTGCTTGCCAGGCTGCAGAAGTGAAAGTTTGGCTTGAAAGCCCTGAAGGctttaaaataatgaaggaaGCTTTTGACAGCACAAGTAG GTTTGCCCGCCTACAAAAGCTTCTCATCAGTTTGGCTGGTCGTAACCTTTACATCCGTTTTCAGTCTGGAACAGGGGATGCAATGGGAATGAATATGATTTCAAAA GGTACTGAAAAAGCACTGGCAAGGTTGAATGAAGAGTTTCGTGATCTCCAGGTTATAGCTATTAGTGGTAACTATTGTACAGACAAAAAACCTGCTGCTATAAACTGGAtagaaggaagagggaagtcTGTTGTCTGCGAAGCAGTCATTCCAGCCAAGGTTGTTAGAGAA GTATTGAAGACAACTACAGAAGATATAGTTGAAGTgaacataaacaaaaatttGGTGGGTTCTGCGATGGCTGGTAGCATAGGTGGCTACAACGCACATGCGGCAAACATTGTGACAGCTATCTACATTGCCTGTGGTCAG GATGCTGCGCAGAACGTGGGCAGCTCTAATTGCATCACTTTGATGGAGCGAACTGGTTCCACCAACGAAGACCTGTACATCAGCTGCACAATGCCTTCTATAGAAATTGGAACTGTTGGCGGAGGCACCAACTTGCTCCCACAGCAGGCCTGTTTGCAG atgTTAGGGGTTCAAGGTGCAAGCCAAGATAACCCTGGTGAAAATGCCCGTCAGCTTGCTAAAATTGTTTGTGCTACAGTGATGGCAGGAGAATTATCACTAATGGCAGCTCTTGCAGCTGGGCATCTAGTCAAAAGCCACATGATCCACAACAg GTCAAAAATAAATCTACAACATCTTCAAGGAACCTGCACTAAGAAGGCAGCTTGA